CGCCTTACCTCGCTCTTCTTGGGGGAATACACTGAGAAGAATGGCCAAGCCGGTGGAGACAATCATAGCACCACCGAGAGCCTGCACTGCTCGGATAGCGATGAGTGCATAAATAGAAGGTGAAAATCCAAGCGAGGCTGTTGCCAGGATAAAAACGCTCAGTCCCGTGGTGAATATCCAGTTTCTTCCCATAAGATCGGAGGCCCGACCAAAGCAAAGGAGGGACATTGCATTAACGCCCAGAAATACGGCTTCGACCAAGCTCAATAAAACACCGTTGGCATGGAAGTCTTCGCCAATGCTCGGCAGAACGACGCCGACGGCGGATATCATGAACGGCACGGCAAACTGGGTTACTGCGACGGCGAAAAGAACTGATTGTTCTTTGGTTGTTTGTGATGTCATGCTTCCTCTTTCATTGCACTGCGGAGATTGCAGATTAGCTTGTCCATTATCCCCAATACGTGTTTTTGTTCGTTAGGAGTGAGTCCACGGAAGAGTGCTTCGTTGAACTTGTCCAGCACACCAAGTAGCTCGGGCTTGAGCGTCTGGCATTTCTCTGTCGAATATATTCGCTTCTTCCGACGGTCGTCAGCATCAGGCTCCCTTTTCATCAAACCTTTTCGTTCAAGATCGTAAAGAGCCCTGGTCGTTGCTGCTCTGTCGATAAAGAGAAGCTCGCTCAACTCTTCCTGAAAAATACCTTCGTTTTGCAACACACTGATAATAAAACCTATTTCTCCACGGGTTATGCCCAATTGTTTGAGTGGCCCAGCCATGTAGGCCATGCTTAAACGGCCGAGAATGGAGAGGCGTCTCCCTGGTGATTTCAGCGCAAAATCGTGGATATTGTCTGAGGAC
This genomic interval from Desulfovibrio inopinatus DSM 10711 contains the following:
- a CDS encoding MarR family winged helix-turn-helix transcriptional regulator, with the protein product MSSDNIHDFALKSPGRRLSILGRLSMAYMAGPLKQLGITRGEIGFIISVLQNEGIFQEELSELLFIDRAATTRALYDLERKGLMKREPDADDRRKKRIYSTEKCQTLKPELLGVLDKFNEALFRGLTPNEQKHVLGIMDKLICNLRSAMKEEA